One segment of Nostoc flagelliforme CCNUN1 DNA contains the following:
- a CDS encoding DGQHR domain-containing protein — translation MKDSASDPTADIAREYLERENKEKQVLALLLEKFLGRKDQILVQKTEMGGTEAYVSSVTLEWFAGRVHFASGLPLFQKKYNPETDNVEIDADSIDEIQQRPLDWSRQGPLVQYLAARHNHKFAPVLVVINQPWVDNPKAAEWDSKGRATKSTTDFIPLDKDAKVGLLNISEDDVTIYALDGQHRLMGVQGLMELIKTRKLQRYKKDKGADDSFITVNDLIEKYQVDLAYLQNLPKEKIGIEFICAVAAGETRTEARRRVRSIFVHVNLMAAPLTKGQLTQLNEDDGFAIVARKIAVTHPLLEQRQERNPRVNWNSATVASNSTVLTTLQALQDMSERYLAQKFPHWKPLEKGLIPMRPEDEELEQGIEEFKKLFDSLASLSSYKILEHEDTPALRRFSFEKDGGEGNMLFRPVAQVALAQALGILVFKKGFSLADTFKKLRKFDQQGGFSGMEYPQSLWYGVLYDPNKKRVQVAGRDLAAKLLVYILGGIQEQIERAELRKALADARTVEDKTIGFDGKFVEPKAVGLPPVL, via the coding sequence ATGAAAGATAGTGCATCTGACCCAACTGCTGACATCGCTAGAGAGTACCTGGAACGAGAAAATAAGGAAAAACAGGTACTAGCTTTACTCCTGGAGAAGTTTTTAGGGAGAAAAGATCAGATTCTCGTTCAAAAAACTGAGATGGGTGGTACTGAGGCTTATGTTAGCTCTGTTACCTTGGAATGGTTTGCAGGTCGGGTTCACTTCGCCTCTGGCTTACCTCTGTTTCAAAAAAAGTATAATCCAGAGACTGATAATGTCGAAATTGACGCGGATAGTATTGATGAAATTCAGCAGCGTCCCCTTGATTGGTCACGTCAAGGGCCACTAGTGCAGTATTTAGCGGCTCGACACAACCACAAGTTTGCGCCAGTGCTAGTAGTAATTAATCAACCGTGGGTGGATAATCCCAAAGCTGCTGAGTGGGATAGTAAAGGACGCGCCACCAAGTCTACTACAGATTTCATCCCCCTAGATAAAGACGCTAAAGTAGGTCTGCTAAATATTTCTGAGGATGATGTGACTATTTATGCACTAGATGGTCAACACCGATTAATGGGGGTGCAAGGGTTAATGGAGTTAATTAAAACTCGTAAACTCCAGCGCTATAAAAAAGATAAAGGTGCTGATGACAGTTTTATTACAGTTAATGATTTGATAGAAAAGTACCAAGTAGACCTTGCTTACTTGCAAAATTTACCCAAAGAAAAAATTGGTATTGAGTTCATCTGTGCGGTAGCGGCTGGGGAAACTCGCACCGAGGCGAGGCGGAGGGTGAGATCGATTTTTGTTCATGTCAACCTGATGGCTGCACCCTTGACTAAAGGTCAGCTAACGCAGTTGAATGAAGATGATGGTTTTGCAATCGTTGCTAGAAAAATTGCAGTTACACATCCACTATTAGAACAACGACAAGAGCGCAATCCTCGTGTTAATTGGAATAGTGCAACAGTAGCTTCCAATTCTACAGTTTTGACCACTTTACAAGCTCTGCAAGATATGTCTGAGCGATATTTGGCTCAAAAGTTCCCTCACTGGAAACCCTTGGAAAAAGGTCTAATTCCCATGCGTCCAGAGGATGAAGAACTTGAGCAGGGAATTGAGGAATTTAAAAAGCTATTTGATTCTTTGGCTAGTCTTTCTAGTTATAAAATTTTAGAACACGAGGATACACCAGCTTTACGGCGCTTCAGCTTTGAGAAGGATGGAGGTGAAGGAAATATGCTTTTCCGTCCAGTTGCTCAAGTTGCATTAGCGCAAGCTTTGGGAATTTTGGTTTTTAAAAAAGGTTTTTCCCTAGCAGATACTTTTAAGAAGTTGCGGAAGTTTGACCAGCAAGGTGGTTTTAGTGGTATGGAATATCCACAATCTCTCTGGTATGGGGTTTTGTATGACCCAAATAAAAAGCGGGTGCAGGTTGCTGGACGAGATTTGGCGGCGAAGTTATTAGTTTACATCCTGGGTGGAATTCAGGAACAGATAGAACGTGCTGAACTTCGTAAGGCTTTAGCGGATGCTAGGACTGTGGAAGATAAAACTATAGGTTTTGATGGCAAGTTTGTTGAACCGAAAGCGGTAGGACTTCCACCTGTCCTGTAA
- a CDS encoding HNH endonuclease: protein MKNIAYYCQRLAELNVSNSRKRGNAQYKPILLLSVIDLIARGIITTNEIPVSDELIQTFERYWNVIGSPSYKGGLHYPFLHLQNEGFWYLKFKPKFNGLQPKTINKLKEAVEYAYLENELFNFLQDEFCRKELIDALVTAFFSDNENDIEAILQINQTFQDDAVEIEKLIETGNLETNPRWSLKRAVIRNAFFRKAIVHVYNYRCAFCGLKVTKKVNQNIVDGAHIKPFSQFYDNKIRNGIALCKNHHWAFDRGWFAVDEQYKIIVSNDLEEASPHTKPMKDFHGETILLPNTEQHFPELEALHWHRQNIFQA from the coding sequence ATGAAAAATATAGCATATTATTGTCAACGGCTGGCTGAATTAAATGTGAGTAATAGCCGTAAGCGTGGTAATGCTCAATATAAACCAATATTACTTTTATCTGTAATTGATTTGATTGCGCGAGGTATCATTACTACTAATGAGATTCCAGTTTCAGACGAATTAATTCAAACATTTGAGAGGTATTGGAATGTAATCGGTTCTCCGTCTTACAAAGGTGGTTTACACTATCCTTTCTTGCATCTGCAAAATGAGGGTTTTTGGTACTTAAAATTTAAACCTAAATTTAATGGGTTACAGCCGAAAACAATTAACAAGCTAAAGGAGGCTGTTGAATACGCATATCTAGAGAATGAATTGTTCAACTTTTTGCAAGATGAGTTTTGCAGAAAAGAACTAATTGATGCACTTGTGACAGCTTTCTTTTCTGATAATGAAAATGATATAGAAGCTATTTTACAAATAAATCAAACTTTTCAAGATGATGCGGTAGAGATAGAAAAATTAATTGAAACAGGAAATTTAGAGACTAATCCAAGGTGGAGCTTGAAACGAGCAGTTATTAGAAATGCTTTTTTTAGGAAAGCAATTGTACACGTTTATAATTACAGATGTGCCTTTTGTGGACTAAAAGTAACTAAAAAAGTCAATCAAAATATTGTGGATGGCGCACACATAAAGCCATTTTCACAGTTTTATGATAATAAAATTCGTAATGGAATTGCTCTTTGCAAAAATCATCATTGGGCATTTGATAGGGGTTGGTTTGCTGTAGATGAGCAATACAAAATTATAGTTAGTAATGATTTGGAAGAAGCATCTCCCCATACTAAACCTATGAAAGATTTTCATGGTGAAACAATACTTCTACCAAATACAGAGCAACACTTTCCAGAACTAGAAGCGCTGCACTGGCATCGCCAAAATATATTTCAAGCATAA
- a CDS encoding DNA phosphorothioation-associated protein 4, whose translation MAANRIRVAKDKAELVKSLVASKDTTGPFQTYVEVMVFAAALGVKYKKRVPLGETTKREPSPIPQENFASLGYDLIIKLLGINETKDINILSSREEQDEDKRTQIFEEYANAGLEILQNELRGSVDYSERLLLVLISERGTKEQLEEEFDLSKFLT comes from the coding sequence ATGGCTGCAAATAGAATCAGGGTTGCTAAAGATAAGGCTGAGTTAGTGAAATCTCTAGTCGCATCAAAAGACACAACTGGCCCTTTTCAGACTTATGTAGAAGTCATGGTGTTTGCAGCAGCATTGGGCGTTAAATATAAAAAGCGCGTTCCTTTAGGGGAAACCACAAAAAGAGAACCATCTCCAATTCCACAAGAAAATTTTGCTTCATTGGGATATGACCTAATTATTAAATTATTAGGAATCAATGAAACTAAAGATATCAACATACTCTCATCTAGAGAAGAGCAAGATGAAGATAAACGTACTCAAATATTTGAAGAGTATGCTAACGCAGGACTTGAAATTTTACAAAACGAGTTGCGCGGTTCTGTTGACTACTCAGAGCGGCTTCTATTAGTTCTGATTTCTGAAAGAGGAACAAAAGAACAGCTAGAAGAAGAATTTGACCTCAGTAAATTCTTAACTTAA
- a CDS encoding DUF3370 family protein, producing the protein MLLRKTSVVVSLLTLSTPNALAFSDTQSYWAKNCVQQLGERKLITGYPDGNFRPEATVTRAEAAVLMLNAFPDSPVKRTATSFKDVPSNYWANKAISSAYQKGFFSGYPGGIFQPNQPIPRAQIIGVVAGGKNYSPVSNPTQILQQYFNDAGQIPNYAQNAIASATINSIVVNYPNVKQLKPLQSATRGEVAALICRALNIYTVPPQYIAGVEVHPQEVRPLPGKLDIIPTFNSNSPELVTTEGILLSTFPPDGKQVQSAHLNYPFQGRFDIFAHHIVRAETPAQSRTVYQGIIVHNPGNEPVTLQVLQAASYLTREAPFIALPDVVENPQGAVYSGPGDRTMNDVLRGVRQGIFPEKLVIEPKETQILANLAIPVQAPASNGRTTMMRLASSSPVYLANLVKNSNIPPTLAEWQKLLNTGSLAGKRDPIPTPLDPPREPTVFSRVAGVSQGTQWQTQLTDNYNVSELTIPQPGKAFSYPLGTVHLITLSTEQIQSAPMLKRYPDTAYFAHSNYGVEYNLTLPLRNITNQTQTVTVSIQTPVKDEGGTDRLLFLKPGVEQIFFRGTVRVRYIDDNGVEKTRYVHLVQRRGQRGEPLVTLKILAGGKREVQVDFLYPPDSTPPQVLTVRTEG; encoded by the coding sequence ATGCTACTCAGAAAAACTTCAGTAGTCGTCTCCCTCTTAACTCTATCAACTCCCAACGCGCTAGCCTTTTCTGACACCCAAAGCTATTGGGCAAAAAATTGTGTCCAGCAATTAGGAGAGCGTAAACTTATTACAGGCTATCCTGATGGTAATTTTCGCCCAGAAGCAACAGTGACACGCGCTGAAGCAGCAGTGTTGATGCTAAATGCTTTTCCTGATTCACCAGTGAAACGCACCGCTACGTCATTTAAAGATGTACCCAGTAATTATTGGGCAAATAAAGCAATTTCTAGCGCTTACCAAAAAGGATTTTTTTCTGGTTATCCCGGTGGGATTTTCCAGCCTAACCAGCCAATTCCTCGCGCCCAAATCATTGGTGTCGTAGCTGGTGGGAAAAATTACAGCCCTGTATCCAACCCGACGCAGATATTACAACAATATTTTAACGATGCGGGACAAATTCCTAACTATGCCCAAAATGCGATCGCATCTGCGACTATTAATAGTATTGTTGTCAATTATCCCAATGTCAAACAGCTAAAACCATTGCAAAGCGCTACTAGAGGCGAAGTTGCAGCTTTGATATGTCGGGCGTTAAATATTTACACCGTTCCGCCACAATATATTGCTGGAGTTGAAGTACATCCGCAAGAAGTACGCCCTCTACCAGGAAAACTCGATATTATTCCCACCTTTAACAGCAATAGTCCCGAACTGGTAACAACTGAAGGAATTTTACTCTCAACTTTTCCCCCAGATGGGAAACAAGTACAGTCAGCACATTTAAATTATCCCTTTCAAGGCAGATTTGATATATTTGCTCATCATATTGTCAGGGCGGAAACACCAGCCCAAAGCCGCACTGTTTATCAAGGGATAATTGTACATAATCCAGGAAATGAACCTGTGACGCTGCAAGTATTACAAGCAGCTAGTTACCTTACCAGAGAAGCACCGTTTATCGCTTTACCTGATGTGGTAGAAAATCCCCAAGGTGCAGTTTACTCTGGCCCAGGCGATCGCACAATGAATGATGTATTGCGGGGAGTTCGGCAAGGGATTTTTCCCGAAAAGCTGGTGATAGAACCAAAAGAAACGCAAATCCTTGCGAATTTAGCCATTCCCGTACAGGCTCCTGCTTCTAACGGTCGCACTACGATGATGCGCTTGGCAAGTAGTAGCCCAGTTTATCTCGCAAATTTAGTTAAAAATAGTAATATTCCACCCACCTTAGCCGAGTGGCAAAAGCTTCTGAATACAGGCAGTTTAGCAGGAAAGCGTGACCCCATTCCTACACCTCTCGACCCTCCCAGAGAACCAACAGTATTTAGTCGCGTCGCTGGTGTCTCCCAAGGAACGCAATGGCAAACCCAGCTTACGGATAATTACAATGTGTCTGAATTAACGATACCCCAACCAGGAAAGGCGTTTTCTTATCCTTTGGGAACTGTACATTTAATTACTCTCAGCACTGAGCAAATTCAAAGCGCACCAATGTTAAAACGCTATCCTGATACGGCATACTTTGCTCACAGTAACTATGGTGTTGAATACAATCTGACTTTACCCCTCAGAAATATTACTAATCAAACTCAGACGGTAACTGTATCAATCCAGACTCCTGTGAAGGATGAAGGGGGAACAGATAGACTGCTGTTTTTAAAGCCAGGTGTAGAACAAATATTCTTTCGGGGAACGGTGCGGGTACGTTACATCGATGATAATGGTGTGGAAAAGACGCGCTATGTCCATTTGGTACAGCGTCGAGGACAAAGGGGTGAACCGTTGGTGACGCTGAAAATCTTAGCGGGTGGGAAACGAGAAGTACAGGTAGACTTTTTGTATCCTCCAGATTCTACGCCACCGCAGGTTTTGACGGTGAGAACGGAGGGGTGA
- a CDS encoding AAA family ATPase — MKLTSIKLCNFRSFYGTTPEMLLAGGDVQNTTIIHGNNGSGKTSLLNAFTWVLYEKFSAAFASIEQLVNKRAIAETQKGQAVECWVEIGWEHEGKRYRVKRACRGYKNEGDFDAGKTQLTMWVGADDGKWNIPTQQPDDIINQILPATLHQYFFFDGERIEEIVRSDKKAEIAEATKIFLGVEVINRSIRHLGDAKKTLENELKAIGDSETKQLLRQQEKIERERERITKRQIEIKEELEYQQTFKKETSNRLRELSAAKELQERWQDLESQKAANQEEYKKTKEALKKVISARGYTVLLSETTSQFRGIINDLKQRGELTSGISREFVNDLLNSQRCICGAELHEGNHSHTHVSTWLNKAGSSAVEETAIRMSAQVDEIDKQAIDFWEEVDREQTRINQLRQSISQIEGDLDNIQERLRKDANEEISSLQKRLDEIESKIDELNREQGANQQQIAQLTTEIEGLNKQIAKQKLNEDKQTLAQRRINATQDAIERLTEVRNRQEQQFRLQLEKRVQEIFMEISVTPYIPKISEKYELTLVENTTGIEAPVAASTGENQILSLSFIASIIDKVREWSQKRKMMMIPDSSTFPIVMDSPFGSLDENSRRHIAKTIPQLANQLIVLVTKTQWRGEVEAEMTDRIGREYVLTYYSSKPDCEQDYIELGGEKYPLVKQSPNEFEYTEIMEVKRDR, encoded by the coding sequence ATGAAGCTGACTTCAATCAAGCTATGCAACTTTCGCTCCTTTTATGGTACGACACCAGAGATGCTCCTGGCTGGTGGAGATGTTCAGAACACAACTATTATTCATGGTAATAATGGCTCTGGAAAAACCAGTTTACTAAATGCCTTTACTTGGGTATTATATGAAAAATTTAGTGCAGCGTTCGCATCGATAGAGCAGTTAGTGAATAAGCGTGCGATCGCAGAAACTCAAAAAGGTCAAGCTGTAGAATGTTGGGTAGAAATTGGCTGGGAACATGAAGGTAAACGCTATCGAGTTAAACGCGCCTGTCGGGGTTATAAAAACGAAGGTGATTTTGACGCTGGCAAAACTCAATTAACCATGTGGGTTGGTGCAGATGATGGCAAATGGAATATACCAACTCAGCAGCCAGACGATATAATCAATCAAATTTTACCCGCTACTTTACATCAATATTTTTTCTTTGACGGCGAACGAATTGAAGAAATAGTCCGTTCTGATAAAAAAGCTGAAATTGCCGAAGCTACAAAAATTTTCTTGGGTGTGGAAGTAATCAACCGTTCCATAAGACATTTGGGAGATGCTAAAAAAACTTTAGAAAATGAGTTAAAAGCTATTGGTGATTCTGAAACTAAGCAACTATTACGACAGCAAGAAAAGATAGAGCGAGAGCGTGAACGCATTACGAAACGACAAATTGAAATTAAAGAAGAGTTAGAATATCAACAAACTTTTAAAAAAGAGACAAGTAACCGGTTGCGAGAATTGAGTGCTGCTAAGGAATTGCAAGAAAGATGGCAGGATTTAGAATCACAAAAAGCGGCAAATCAAGAAGAATATAAAAAAACGAAGGAAGCACTGAAAAAAGTTATTTCCGCGCGGGGTTATACCGTTTTACTCTCAGAAACTACATCCCAGTTTCGAGGAATTATCAATGATTTGAAGCAGCGCGGCGAGTTAACATCAGGAATTTCCCGGGAATTTGTGAATGATTTACTCAATTCTCAACGCTGTATTTGTGGTGCAGAATTACACGAGGGTAATCATTCTCATACTCATGTAAGTACTTGGTTAAATAAAGCAGGTTCCTCGGCGGTGGAAGAAACTGCAATTCGGATGAGCGCTCAAGTAGATGAAATTGATAAGCAAGCTATAGATTTTTGGGAAGAAGTTGATAGAGAACAAACTAGAATTAATCAATTAAGGCAAAGCATATCTCAAATTGAAGGAGACTTAGACAATATTCAAGAACGGTTGCGAAAAGATGCTAATGAAGAAATTAGCAGTTTACAAAAACGCTTAGATGAAATTGAAAGTAAAATTGATGAGTTAAATCGAGAACAGGGTGCAAATCAGCAGCAAATTGCTCAACTCACAACTGAGATTGAAGGTTTAAATAAACAAATTGCAAAGCAAAAGCTGAATGAAGACAAGCAAACTCTAGCACAACGACGAATTAACGCCACTCAAGATGCAATCGAACGGTTAACGGAAGTTAGAAATCGTCAAGAGCAACAATTTCGCCTGCAACTAGAAAAGCGAGTACAAGAGATATTTATGGAGATTTCTGTGACTCCATATATTCCTAAAATTAGTGAAAAATATGAACTGACATTAGTAGAAAATACTACAGGCATAGAAGCACCAGTTGCAGCATCCACGGGCGAGAATCAAATTCTCAGTTTATCCTTTATTGCCAGCATTATTGACAAAGTACGGGAATGGAGTCAGAAGCGGAAAATGATGATGATTCCCGATAGTAGTACTTTCCCAATAGTGATGGATTCACCCTTTGGTAGTTTGGATGAGAATTCACGGCGACACATTGCAAAGACAATCCCCCAATTAGCGAATCAGTTGATAGTTTTAGTAACTAAAACTCAGTGGCGGGGTGAAGTAGAAGCAGAAATGACAGATAGAATTGGGAGAGAATATGTGCTTACGTATTATTCTTCTAAGCCAGATTGCGAACAAGATTATATTGAGTTGGGTGGAGAAAAATATCCTTTGGTGAAACAAAGCCCAAACGAGTTTGAGTATACAGAAATTATGGAAGTTAAACGGGATAGATAA
- a CDS encoding tyrosine-type recombinase/integrase: protein MSNNADKWISVDKRNNKLIIRFSVRDIGQLFISSGLEDTPQNRALVRIKRDMIVSDITLERFDATLKSYQFHPTRNAVIASNLSATYEFNLSDLWEKFSEFKKSLLEPTTIIAKYKATSRYIAKLPTTELAHAVIIRDWLLKNTTHLMSWVLLNHFSECCAWAVTSGLIATNPFEKLKIKRPRRKSTEEEHEAFTLKERDLIIYTFEHHPVHSHHANLVKFLFLTGARLGETFALTWGDIQANCTRILFNKSCNLYRVRKGTKNGKRRIFPTSEGSKLQQMLLEMKANSEDLKPSGLVFVSKTGKPYNSCMMQQFWNVKIMFRRNKRTEYPGVVGALATQGQVPYLKPYATRHTFATWAIASGVTPEKVALWIGDEVQTVLKYYCHPNVVDSECPDF from the coding sequence ATGTCAAATAATGCCGATAAATGGATTAGTGTTGACAAGCGCAATAATAAGCTTATCATCCGTTTTAGTGTTCGAGACATTGGACAACTTTTTATTAGCTCTGGCTTAGAAGATACTCCGCAAAATCGTGCCTTAGTACGGATTAAAAGGGACATGATTGTCAGCGATATCACCCTTGAGCGCTTTGATGCCACGCTCAAAAGCTACCAGTTTCACCCCACGCGTAACGCTGTAATTGCATCAAATTTGAGCGCAACTTATGAATTCAATCTGAGTGATTTGTGGGAAAAATTCAGCGAATTTAAAAAGTCACTCCTAGAACCCACCACAATTATTGCTAAATACAAAGCGACTAGCAGATATATTGCTAAACTGCCGACAACAGAACTGGCACACGCCGTAATCATTAGGGACTGGTTACTCAAAAATACGACACACCTGATGTCCTGGGTGCTGCTGAATCATTTTAGTGAGTGCTGTGCCTGGGCTGTTACTTCTGGGCTAATAGCTACTAACCCCTTTGAAAAACTCAAAATCAAAAGACCCCGCCGCAAAAGCACCGAGGAAGAGCATGAAGCATTCACCCTCAAGGAACGCGACTTGATTATTTATACCTTTGAGCATCATCCAGTCCATAGCCACCACGCCAATTTAGTAAAATTTCTATTTTTGACGGGGGCGCGATTGGGGGAAACATTCGCCCTGACTTGGGGAGATATCCAAGCCAATTGCACGCGAATTTTATTTAATAAATCTTGCAATCTCTATCGAGTGCGTAAAGGCACAAAAAACGGCAAGCGCCGCATATTCCCGACTAGTGAGGGGTCAAAATTACAGCAGATGCTTTTGGAGATGAAAGCCAACTCAGAGGATTTAAAACCAAGTGGGCTGGTGTTTGTCTCCAAAACGGGTAAGCCGTACAACAGCTGCATGATGCAGCAGTTTTGGAACGTCAAGATTATGTTTCGGCGCAACAAGCGCACCGAATACCCAGGAGTAGTGGGTGCGCTTGCCACGCAAGGACAAGTCCCTTATCTAAAACCCTATGCCACGCGGCACACTTTCGCTACCTGGGCGATCGCGTCGGGGGTGACACCGGAAAAAGTCGCTCTGTGGATTGGGGACGAGGTGCAAACGGTTTTGAAATATTACTGTCACCCCAACGTGGTAGATTCTGAGTGTCCCGATTTTTAA